The following proteins are encoded in a genomic region of Hyla sarda isolate aHylSar1 chromosome 3, aHylSar1.hap1, whole genome shotgun sequence:
- the TRMT61B gene encoding tRNA (adenine(58)-N(1))-methyltransferase, mitochondrial, whose translation MSALCARKMLRPAALWCRAPPAGSARNLLTRRIKEQLQHCIKCCSDSQEGQGRGGQPEAPKPINPLGVRTWRKRRPLSPLDRVSLLIPPEYISQEIKDLQNPEQLGPPSSSSQDHPEKASPPELSSTFSQDHQEQLKPSQPPSSSFQDHPEQLKPSQPPSSSFQDHREQLKPSQPPSSSFQDHPEQLSQPPSSSFQDHPEQLKPSQPPSSSFQDHREQLKSSQPPSSSFQDHPEQLKPSQPPSSSFQDHPEQLSPPEPSSSCEDHLNHPQPPSFFQETDPLGQLPDPEPSPSPNNAPQELYDPSKTENPATLQGMPFQPQDLLIAEFKRRHYSMFRKMFVLKNSGKLVSNWGAINYQDLLGRLPGEKIRTTTGHQFLVRRPSLDEYVIYMKRGPTISYPKDVASMLTMMDVNPGDVILEAGSGSGALSLFLSRAVGPEGRVHSIEVRSDHHQVSRKNFLKWKTAWEIRSGRSWPDNVNFINKDVRDVMSDLQAVGFDAVALDMLNPHVALPAIIGNLKQGAVCAVYITNITQVIDLLEGIRSCELPLLCEKVMEVSVTDWLVAPSLRKDGRVSKRVEPQWKGSSGTLTQEQRDDEDDDESQTDDDDFAIESQPFGQVPYIARPMPWQIGHTAFLVQLRKFKPAAELTEQTDTS comes from the exons ATGTCAGCGCTGTGTGCACGGAAGATGCTGCGCCCCGCAGCGCTGTGGTGTCGGGCGCCCCCTGCAGGCAGTGCGAGGAATCTGCTAACGCGGAGAATCAAGGAGCAACTGCAACATTGTATCAAGTGCTGCTCTGACTCCCAGGAAGGTCAGGGGAGAGGGGGGCAACCTGAAGCCCCAAAGCCCATCAATCCCCTAGGTGTAAGgacatggaggaagaggaggccCCTGTCTCCCCTGGACAGAGTGAGTCTCCTCATCCCTCCAGAGTATATCTCACAGGAGATCAAAGATTTGCAAAATCCTGAACAGCTCGGCCCACCATCATCTTCATCCCAAGACCACCCAGAGAAGGCCAGCCCCCCTGAACTCTCATCAACTTTCTCCCAAGACCACCAAGAGCAACTCAAACCctcacaacccccatcatcctccttccAAGACCACCCAGAGCAGCTCAAACCCTCACAACCCCCTTCATCCTCCTTCCAAGACCACCGAGAGCAACTCAAACCctcacaacccccatcatcctccttccAAGACCACCCAGAGCAACTCTCACAACCCCCATCTTCCTCCTTCCAAGACCACCCAGAGCAACTCAAACCctcacaacccccatcatcctccttccAAGACCACCGAGAGCAACTCAAATCctcacaacccccatcatcctccttccAAGACCACCCAGAGCAGCTCAAACCCTCCCAACCCCCATCGTCCTCCTTCCAAGACCACCCAGAGCAGCTCAGCCCCCCTGAACCCTCATCCTCTTGTGAAGACCACCTCAACCATCCCCAACCCCCATCATTTTTCCAGGAGACTGACCCACTGGGGCAGCTGCCTGACCCAGAACCTTCACCATCCCCCAACAATGCCCCCCAAGAACTGTACGACCCCTCAAAAACTGAAAACCCAGCAACTTTACAGGGGATGCCATTCCAGCCTCAAGATCTTCTCATAGCAGAATTCAAGAGAAGACACTACTCCATGTTCAGGAAGATGTTTGTCCTGAAGAACTCCGGTAAACTGGTCAGCAACTGGGGGGCCATCAACTACCAGGACTTGTTGGGCAGACTGCCAGGAGAGAAAATCAGGACCACCACCGGGCACCAGTTCTTAGTGAGAAGACCCTCGCTGGATGAGTACGTCATCTACATGAAGAGGGGACCCACTATCTCCTATCCGAAG GATGTTGCCTCCATGTTGACGATGATGGACGTGAATCCCGGGGATGTAATACTAGAAGCAGGATCAGGCTCTGGAGCGCTAAGTCTTTTCCTGTCACGTGCCG TGGGGCCAGAGGGTCGTGTGCATAGCATCGAAGTACGTTCTGACCATCACCAGGTATCTAGGAAGAACTTCCTAAAGTGGAAGACAGCGTGGGAAATTCGAAGTGGACGAAGTTGGCCAGATAATGTGAATTTCATCAACAAGGATGTGCGGGACGTGATGTCAGACCTCCAGGCTGTAGGATTTGATGCA GTGGCTTTGGATATGTTGAACCCACATGTTGCATTGCCGGCAATAATTGGGAATCTAAAACAAGGGGCTGTGTGTGCCGTGTACATAACTAA TATCACACAGGTGATTGATCTTCTTGAGGGCATTCGGTCTTGTGAACTTCCTCTGTTATGTGAAAAGGTTATGGAGGTCAGCGTGACGGACTGGCTGGTGGCCCCCTCACTACGTAAGGACGGCAGAGTCTCCAAAAGGGTAGAACCCCAGTGGAAAGGGTCTTCAGGAACCCTAACTCAAGAACAAagagatgatgaggatgatgatgaaagTCAGACAGATG atgatGATTTTGCAATTGAATCTCAGCCTTTTGGGCAGGTGCCTTATATTGCACGTCCGATGCCTTGGCAGATAGGACATACAG ctttTCTTGTGCAGCTGAGAAAATTCAAACCGGCAGCAGAACTTACAGAACAGACGGACACCAGCTGA